The Microplitis mediator isolate UGA2020A chromosome 8, iyMicMedi2.1, whole genome shotgun sequence genome has a window encoding:
- the LOC130673711 gene encoding inositol polyphosphate-4-phosphatase type I A isoform X1 — MRFNKQELMTLATQPSQKFEKEGILYIRERQEGFFRRTESTGKKVDRKRQKGKTHKTLRNLSCVSASTSKVSLERWCRLRGNLLFYFKSKEQWSEPMGVIILEQCSYRIEPPTSQIIFGFSIVFEGGLYQQLGANSSEERDSWLQALQLASYECMRNQLLALRERIEMSSGHKNDTDIHMLRLQRGIETDPAEIPVCEISLSCDNLLCDGHGRPPNPVLEIDVQVAKSCTWIKYARTEVVERSSNPGFLTTVSFRSSDGLNTDTKVRITAYDVRERVSQTATPIGSACVTFSAVQDTPRLRIPLKSAKATTVGFLTINVWSLEADDKGNSTESTPSRNIPSTNNAGYCHRRSQSLPPRLGTKMKLPHQGQLKLLFANPYVQTYRFHSGLGGDICVHEIMAESKLCFEFPQQLLGIWIQEEKELLQEVAGMGELREPWHTKQVELLDRHLHLLHLYSQAKENLAAFKASYFKRSSRKNDRTLEFAPLNLHLQRMWVHNDTLNKCGFYDFVSVGAFTAHSHKSKNGGLLRLVQALKESPTRHSQLYQGTSKITMAHDAIQAIKQLRRDVVEAMRSLMKLAKEKQTSGMLPICEDMISKTRILLSLWDPGLVEEALTFLEEYKVAKIPEETKNHNDESLTLSLHCNQSLSPFKRITQQLNFDLKSPDFDDLITPDTPECVQDMWTKESTRSKYSVSCRNNESNNGDDNLETIATNENFVIFPEVEDDRDCKNTLDNEKDIEDDGDNNINTNERNDDGDREVGKEIVKGEEDEEEEEEDGRANGELDISKRFLDTQKMCNSPSANYYKPTDEPEPWDLTQLNIEASVMCLVSKVKFLCGRCSSPAVRLRNKNGMPRTQPLRACLPTSRIASNVVTIQPKNDFKSEESSKLLDTGNSLQRLPSQASVDEATTGFAKAKDVCQAVDSMTRVIKNSGQRNKFTEGLDFASIVDWTSELRPSMKKLRQAMDGLLKTARLTHSVFRVQEDAKLAQRSCNVRYRRDVCFSQALTALVTGLMAKLWCQRPDPLFLLILTTLGPLVSFEALLSYYGDEIDMWGDMAVAVEDLHTVTFTLTRCGLPHSKIDDTSLVNPQLPMPRVVGSRAALTVILPVPDGIYSLLPLPQSSRQTLAFNITPVFFNVGINELATLAESLGNTKPQEKSNIDNFDRLNEYYLRFKKLNLPMETNSSRLTGGRSFVKQSLLSDMMSTLKTSVHAKISKNTDILQLSSQICRRMKGLRFTSCKSAKDRTGMSITLEQVNILATEYHLSENEYARALDCMRSEGCRRENTWKNIGIRKYAFNSIQVLTLPKAYRPPTGTYGSAQT, encoded by the exons ATGAGGTTCAATAAGCAGGAGTTAATGACACTGGCTACTCAGCCAtcccaaaaatttgaaaaagagGGAATTTTGTACATCCGGGAACGGCAGGAAGGATTTTTCCGTAGGACTGAGA GTACTGGTAAAAAAGTTGACCGCAAAAGACAAAAAGGAAAAACCCATAAGACTCTACGAAACCTCAGTTGTGTTTCAGCCAGCACAAGCAAAG TAAGCCTCGAGCGTTGGTGTCGTCTACGTGGcaatcttttattttactttaagtCAAAGGAACAATGGTCGGAACCGATGGgagttattattttagaacAGTGTTCTTATCGTATTGAACCGCCAACTAGTCAAATAATTTTCGGTTTTAGTATAG TGTTTGAAGGAGGATTGTATCAACAACTAGGTGCGAATTCATCAGAAGAACGTGATTCTTGGTTGCAAGCACTCCAATTGGCGAGTTACGAGTGCATGAGAAATCAACTGCTCGCATTGCGCGAACGAATTGAAATGTCATCGGGtcataaaaatgatactgatATCCACATGCTGAGATTACAAAGGGGCATTGAAACTGACCCGGCGGAAATACCTGTCTGCGAGATATCACTGTCTTGCGATAACCTTCTCTGTGATGGACATGGCCGTCCGCCGAACCCGGTCCTCGAGATTGATGTCCAGGTTGCCAAGTCTTGCACGTGGATTAAGTACGCGCGTACGGAAGTAGTTGAGAGAAGTAGCAACCCGGGTTTTCTGACTACCGTGAGCTTCCGCTCGAGCGACGGTTTGAATACGGACACCAAGGTGAGGATAACGGCTTACGATGTGCGGGAGAGGGTCAGCCAGACGGCGACGCCCATTGGAAGTGCTTGTGTGACTTTTAGTGCGGTCCAAGACACCCCGAGACTGAGGATACCTTTGAAGTCCGCCAAGGCAACAACGGTGGGTTTTCTGACGATAAATGTTTGGAGTTTGGAGGCTGATGACAAGGGAAACAGCACTGAAAGCACTCCGTCGAGAAACATTCCAAGTACAAATAACGCGGGTTACTGTCATCGACGCTCGCAGTCGTTACCTCCGAGACTGGGCACCAAAATGAAGTTACCTCATCAGGGACAGTTAAAGTTGCTCTTTGCTAACCCTTACGTCCAGACATACAGGTTTCATTCAGGTCTCGGGGGAGATATTTGCGTCCATGAAATTATGGCCGAGAGTAAACTGTGCTTTGAATTCCCTCAGCAGTTGCTGGGTATCTGGATCCAGGAGGAGAAGGAATTGCTACAGGAAGTTGCTGGGATGGGCGAATTACGTGAGCCTTGGCATACAAAACAAGTCGAGCTCCTTGATCGTCATCTCCATCTTCTGCATCTTTATTCGCAggcaaaagaaaatttagcgGCATTCAAGGCCAGTTACTTTAAACGTTCGTCCCGTAAAAATGACCGTACACTGGAATTCGCTCCTTTAAATCTTCATCTGCAGCGAATGTGGGTTCACAATGACACGTTAAATAAATGTGGGTTCTATGATTTTGTAAGTGTCGGTGCATTTACCGCGCACTCGCACAAAAGCAAGAATGGCGGGTTGCTGCGCTTGGTGCAGGCATTAAAAGAGTCTCCAACACGACATAGTCAACTGTACCAGGGCACCTCGAAAATAACGATGGCTCATGACGCTATACAGGCGATTAAACAGCTGAGGAGAGACGTTGTTGAGGCCATGCGGTCGTTAATGAAGTTGGCCAAGGAAAAACAAACCAGTGGAATGCTTCCAATTTGTGAAGATATGATTTCTAAAACTCGTATACTGTTGAGTCTTTGGGACCCGGGTCTTGTCGAGGAGGCGCTGACATTTTTAGAAGAATACAAGGTTGCAAAAATACCCGAGGAAACTAAAAATCATAACGACGAAAGTTTGACGTTGAGTTTGCACTGTAATCAGTCTTTATCGCCGTTTAAACGAATTACTCAGCAACTAAACTTTGATCTTAAAAGCCCGGATTTCGATGATCTCATTACGCCAGATACTCCTGAGTGTGTACAAGATATGTGGACTAAAGAGAGCACTCGTAGCAAGTACTCTGTTAGTTGTAGAAataatgaaagtaataatGGTGATGACAATCTTGAGACGATCGcgacaaatgaaaattttgtgataTTTCCTGAGGTCGAGGATGATCGTGACTGTAAAAATACTCTGGATAATGAGAAAGACATTGAGGACGATGgggataataatattaatactaaTGAACGTAATGATGATGGTGATAGAGAAGTAGGTAAAGAAATAGTTAAGGGGGAAGAAGATGAGGAGGAAGAAGAGGAGGATGGGCGTGCTAATGGCGAGCTCGATATCAGCAAACGTTTTCTTGATACCCAAAAAATGTGCAATTCACCATCGGCAAATTATTACAAGCCAACGGACGAGCCAGAGCCTTGGGATTTAACGCAATTGAATATTGAAGCGAGCGTTATGTGCCTGGTGTCGAAAGTTAAATTTCTTTGTGGACGGTGTAGTAGTCCGGCAGTGAGACTCCGTAATAAAAACGGAATGCCTCGTACTCAGCCATTGAGAGCTTGTCTTCCAACCAGCAGAATCGCCTCTAATGTCGTGACCATTCAGCCAAAGAACGATTTTAAGAGCGAAGAGTCCAGTAAGCTTTTGGACACTGGTAATTCATTACAACGTTTGCCGTCACAGGCAAGTGTAGATGAAGCGACTACGGGATTTGCAAAAGCTAAAGACGTTTGTCAAGCTGTCGATTCAATGACTCGCGTTATCAAAAACTCCGGTCAGCGAAATAAATTTACCGAGGGATTGGATTTCGCGTCGATTGTCGACTGGACAAGCGAATTGCGACCGAGTATGAAGAAATTACGGCAAGCAATGGACGGGTTGCTGAAAACTGCGCGACTTACCCACTCTGTATTTCGTGTTCAAGAAGACGCCAAACTCGCCCAACGCAGTTGCAACGTTCGCTATCGCCGTGACGTCTGTTTCAGCCAAGCGCTGACTGCACTCGTCACCGGTTTGATGGCTAAACTCTGGTGCCAACGTCCGGATCCACTTTTCCTCTTGATTCTCACCACCCTGGGACCACTTGTGTCTTTCGAGGCGCTTCTCAGCTACTACGGGGACGAGATTGACATGTGGGGTGACATGGCCGTCGCTGTTGAAGACTTGCACACTGTTACTTTTACTTTAACGAGATGCGGGTTACCACATTCTAAAATAGATGACACAAGTCTTGTGAATCCTCAGTTGCCGATGCCTAGAGTAGTCGGATCACGTGCTGCTTTAACTGTCATACTTCCAGTTCCCGATGGTATTTATTCATTGCTTCCATTACCGCAGTCTTCCCGGCAAACTCTTGCCTTCAATATCACTCCAGTATTTTTTAACGTCGGTATCAATGAGCTTGCGACTCTTGCCGAGAGTTTGGGTAACACTAAACCACAGGAAAAAAGTAACATTGACAATTTTGATAGACTTAACGAGTATTATTTGAGGTTTAAGAAACTAAATCTTCCTATGGAGACAAATTCTTCACGAC TGACCGGTGGACGTTCATTTGTAAAGCAAAGTTTATTATCAGACATGATGTCGACTTTGAAGACAAGCGTACAtgcaaaaatatcaaaaaacaCAGACATACTCCAATTGTCATCACAGATTTGTCGACGTATGAAAGGACTGAGGTTTACCAGCTGCAAAAGTGCCAAAGACAGAACTGGGATGTCAATTACCCTCGAGCAAGTTAACATTCTTGCTACGGAGTATCACCTGTCCGAAAATGAATACGCAAGGGCATTGGACTGTATGCGTAG cgaGGGATGCAGGCGTGAAAATACCTGGAAAAATATTGGAATAAGAAAGTATGCGTTTAATAGCATACAAGTTTTAACTCTTCCAAAAGCTTATCGTCCGCCAACCGGAACCTACGGATCAGCacaaacttaa
- the LOC130673711 gene encoding inositol polyphosphate-4-phosphatase type I A isoform X2, with amino-acid sequence MRFNKQELMTLATQPSQKFEKEGILYIRERQEGFFRRTEISLERWCRLRGNLLFYFKSKEQWSEPMGVIILEQCSYRIEPPTSQIIFGFSIVFEGGLYQQLGANSSEERDSWLQALQLASYECMRNQLLALRERIEMSSGHKNDTDIHMLRLQRGIETDPAEIPVCEISLSCDNLLCDGHGRPPNPVLEIDVQVAKSCTWIKYARTEVVERSSNPGFLTTVSFRSSDGLNTDTKVRITAYDVRERVSQTATPIGSACVTFSAVQDTPRLRIPLKSAKATTVGFLTINVWSLEADDKGNSTESTPSRNIPSTNNAGYCHRRSQSLPPRLGTKMKLPHQGQLKLLFANPYVQTYRFHSGLGGDICVHEIMAESKLCFEFPQQLLGIWIQEEKELLQEVAGMGELREPWHTKQVELLDRHLHLLHLYSQAKENLAAFKASYFKRSSRKNDRTLEFAPLNLHLQRMWVHNDTLNKCGFYDFVSVGAFTAHSHKSKNGGLLRLVQALKESPTRHSQLYQGTSKITMAHDAIQAIKQLRRDVVEAMRSLMKLAKEKQTSGMLPICEDMISKTRILLSLWDPGLVEEALTFLEEYKVAKIPEETKNHNDESLTLSLHCNQSLSPFKRITQQLNFDLKSPDFDDLITPDTPECVQDMWTKESTRSKYSVSCRNNESNNGDDNLETIATNENFVIFPEVEDDRDCKNTLDNEKDIEDDGDNNINTNERNDDGDREVGKEIVKGEEDEEEEEEDGRANGELDISKRFLDTQKMCNSPSANYYKPTDEPEPWDLTQLNIEASVMCLVSKVKFLCGRCSSPAVRLRNKNGMPRTQPLRACLPTSRIASNVVTIQPKNDFKSEESSKLLDTGNSLQRLPSQASVDEATTGFAKAKDVCQAVDSMTRVIKNSGQRNKFTEGLDFASIVDWTSELRPSMKKLRQAMDGLLKTARLTHSVFRVQEDAKLAQRSCNVRYRRDVCFSQALTALVTGLMAKLWCQRPDPLFLLILTTLGPLVSFEALLSYYGDEIDMWGDMAVAVEDLHTVTFTLTRCGLPHSKIDDTSLVNPQLPMPRVVGSRAALTVILPVPDGIYSLLPLPQSSRQTLAFNITPVFFNVGINELATLAESLGNTKPQEKSNIDNFDRLNEYYLRFKKLNLPMETNSSRLTGGRSFVKQSLLSDMMSTLKTSVHAKISKNTDILQLSSQICRRMKGLRFTSCKSAKDRTGMSITLEQVNILATEYHLSENEYARALDCMRSEGCRRENTWKNIGIRKYAFNSIQVLTLPKAYRPPTGTYGSAQT; translated from the exons ATGAGGTTCAATAAGCAGGAGTTAATGACACTGGCTACTCAGCCAtcccaaaaatttgaaaaagagGGAATTTTGTACATCCGGGAACGGCAGGAAGGATTTTTCCGTAGGACTGAGA TAAGCCTCGAGCGTTGGTGTCGTCTACGTGGcaatcttttattttactttaagtCAAAGGAACAATGGTCGGAACCGATGGgagttattattttagaacAGTGTTCTTATCGTATTGAACCGCCAACTAGTCAAATAATTTTCGGTTTTAGTATAG TGTTTGAAGGAGGATTGTATCAACAACTAGGTGCGAATTCATCAGAAGAACGTGATTCTTGGTTGCAAGCACTCCAATTGGCGAGTTACGAGTGCATGAGAAATCAACTGCTCGCATTGCGCGAACGAATTGAAATGTCATCGGGtcataaaaatgatactgatATCCACATGCTGAGATTACAAAGGGGCATTGAAACTGACCCGGCGGAAATACCTGTCTGCGAGATATCACTGTCTTGCGATAACCTTCTCTGTGATGGACATGGCCGTCCGCCGAACCCGGTCCTCGAGATTGATGTCCAGGTTGCCAAGTCTTGCACGTGGATTAAGTACGCGCGTACGGAAGTAGTTGAGAGAAGTAGCAACCCGGGTTTTCTGACTACCGTGAGCTTCCGCTCGAGCGACGGTTTGAATACGGACACCAAGGTGAGGATAACGGCTTACGATGTGCGGGAGAGGGTCAGCCAGACGGCGACGCCCATTGGAAGTGCTTGTGTGACTTTTAGTGCGGTCCAAGACACCCCGAGACTGAGGATACCTTTGAAGTCCGCCAAGGCAACAACGGTGGGTTTTCTGACGATAAATGTTTGGAGTTTGGAGGCTGATGACAAGGGAAACAGCACTGAAAGCACTCCGTCGAGAAACATTCCAAGTACAAATAACGCGGGTTACTGTCATCGACGCTCGCAGTCGTTACCTCCGAGACTGGGCACCAAAATGAAGTTACCTCATCAGGGACAGTTAAAGTTGCTCTTTGCTAACCCTTACGTCCAGACATACAGGTTTCATTCAGGTCTCGGGGGAGATATTTGCGTCCATGAAATTATGGCCGAGAGTAAACTGTGCTTTGAATTCCCTCAGCAGTTGCTGGGTATCTGGATCCAGGAGGAGAAGGAATTGCTACAGGAAGTTGCTGGGATGGGCGAATTACGTGAGCCTTGGCATACAAAACAAGTCGAGCTCCTTGATCGTCATCTCCATCTTCTGCATCTTTATTCGCAggcaaaagaaaatttagcgGCATTCAAGGCCAGTTACTTTAAACGTTCGTCCCGTAAAAATGACCGTACACTGGAATTCGCTCCTTTAAATCTTCATCTGCAGCGAATGTGGGTTCACAATGACACGTTAAATAAATGTGGGTTCTATGATTTTGTAAGTGTCGGTGCATTTACCGCGCACTCGCACAAAAGCAAGAATGGCGGGTTGCTGCGCTTGGTGCAGGCATTAAAAGAGTCTCCAACACGACATAGTCAACTGTACCAGGGCACCTCGAAAATAACGATGGCTCATGACGCTATACAGGCGATTAAACAGCTGAGGAGAGACGTTGTTGAGGCCATGCGGTCGTTAATGAAGTTGGCCAAGGAAAAACAAACCAGTGGAATGCTTCCAATTTGTGAAGATATGATTTCTAAAACTCGTATACTGTTGAGTCTTTGGGACCCGGGTCTTGTCGAGGAGGCGCTGACATTTTTAGAAGAATACAAGGTTGCAAAAATACCCGAGGAAACTAAAAATCATAACGACGAAAGTTTGACGTTGAGTTTGCACTGTAATCAGTCTTTATCGCCGTTTAAACGAATTACTCAGCAACTAAACTTTGATCTTAAAAGCCCGGATTTCGATGATCTCATTACGCCAGATACTCCTGAGTGTGTACAAGATATGTGGACTAAAGAGAGCACTCGTAGCAAGTACTCTGTTAGTTGTAGAAataatgaaagtaataatGGTGATGACAATCTTGAGACGATCGcgacaaatgaaaattttgtgataTTTCCTGAGGTCGAGGATGATCGTGACTGTAAAAATACTCTGGATAATGAGAAAGACATTGAGGACGATGgggataataatattaatactaaTGAACGTAATGATGATGGTGATAGAGAAGTAGGTAAAGAAATAGTTAAGGGGGAAGAAGATGAGGAGGAAGAAGAGGAGGATGGGCGTGCTAATGGCGAGCTCGATATCAGCAAACGTTTTCTTGATACCCAAAAAATGTGCAATTCACCATCGGCAAATTATTACAAGCCAACGGACGAGCCAGAGCCTTGGGATTTAACGCAATTGAATATTGAAGCGAGCGTTATGTGCCTGGTGTCGAAAGTTAAATTTCTTTGTGGACGGTGTAGTAGTCCGGCAGTGAGACTCCGTAATAAAAACGGAATGCCTCGTACTCAGCCATTGAGAGCTTGTCTTCCAACCAGCAGAATCGCCTCTAATGTCGTGACCATTCAGCCAAAGAACGATTTTAAGAGCGAAGAGTCCAGTAAGCTTTTGGACACTGGTAATTCATTACAACGTTTGCCGTCACAGGCAAGTGTAGATGAAGCGACTACGGGATTTGCAAAAGCTAAAGACGTTTGTCAAGCTGTCGATTCAATGACTCGCGTTATCAAAAACTCCGGTCAGCGAAATAAATTTACCGAGGGATTGGATTTCGCGTCGATTGTCGACTGGACAAGCGAATTGCGACCGAGTATGAAGAAATTACGGCAAGCAATGGACGGGTTGCTGAAAACTGCGCGACTTACCCACTCTGTATTTCGTGTTCAAGAAGACGCCAAACTCGCCCAACGCAGTTGCAACGTTCGCTATCGCCGTGACGTCTGTTTCAGCCAAGCGCTGACTGCACTCGTCACCGGTTTGATGGCTAAACTCTGGTGCCAACGTCCGGATCCACTTTTCCTCTTGATTCTCACCACCCTGGGACCACTTGTGTCTTTCGAGGCGCTTCTCAGCTACTACGGGGACGAGATTGACATGTGGGGTGACATGGCCGTCGCTGTTGAAGACTTGCACACTGTTACTTTTACTTTAACGAGATGCGGGTTACCACATTCTAAAATAGATGACACAAGTCTTGTGAATCCTCAGTTGCCGATGCCTAGAGTAGTCGGATCACGTGCTGCTTTAACTGTCATACTTCCAGTTCCCGATGGTATTTATTCATTGCTTCCATTACCGCAGTCTTCCCGGCAAACTCTTGCCTTCAATATCACTCCAGTATTTTTTAACGTCGGTATCAATGAGCTTGCGACTCTTGCCGAGAGTTTGGGTAACACTAAACCACAGGAAAAAAGTAACATTGACAATTTTGATAGACTTAACGAGTATTATTTGAGGTTTAAGAAACTAAATCTTCCTATGGAGACAAATTCTTCACGAC TGACCGGTGGACGTTCATTTGTAAAGCAAAGTTTATTATCAGACATGATGTCGACTTTGAAGACAAGCGTACAtgcaaaaatatcaaaaaacaCAGACATACTCCAATTGTCATCACAGATTTGTCGACGTATGAAAGGACTGAGGTTTACCAGCTGCAAAAGTGCCAAAGACAGAACTGGGATGTCAATTACCCTCGAGCAAGTTAACATTCTTGCTACGGAGTATCACCTGTCCGAAAATGAATACGCAAGGGCATTGGACTGTATGCGTAG cgaGGGATGCAGGCGTGAAAATACCTGGAAAAATATTGGAATAAGAAAGTATGCGTTTAATAGCATACAAGTTTTAACTCTTCCAAAAGCTTATCGTCCGCCAACCGGAACCTACGGATCAGCacaaacttaa
- the LOC130673717 gene encoding protein scabrous-like has product MECLKCLVFLLVVSAFQDVNSSSSPSPSPSLSSSSEAELASTVKLLSEQVNALLDHRQEDYNALENSLKKAIEENTELMVLRNEVRQLRKEVSGLRGGSGNEAKNERLRIKWLGSAVTELKSELAEVLRTQNASEELAQRALMKSELSLLRGDIAQVGRGIRDLGGRLTRIEASLGTIRDDITSVKERAGQLTRSCADVASQLSTVQIEMKSLKWEPTVQHKHHQLARNEIYDQDKRDHHRSMRHSLSRSLAGRKIEERLSKLERKIAIVARKRAMIEKRVVFETNPEVANNLKEELSNRIDNITNQLDAFKVKVEQSAENLEIVETLEDKQESLQLEMKRAIAHLDLNAARKNAELSLTREELGNLRKTVQALSVSASKLQEKSDLQQETTAKLTKQLDRLSNLNLTSSVAKAINVTHELEHVEDQYRLMVDALPGNCDARDGLTLLGVGQGAPLLVSCHDEWIVVARRVDGIVDFDRTWSEYASGFGSPLNEFWVGNEALHRLTRDNCTRLRIDLTDIYGSKWRADYDYFTVQSEDTGYQLHVGGYSGNATDAFSYQNGMSFSAKDRDMDISTADCAANYHGGWWFSHCQHANLNARYSLGLTWYQSDTNEWMAVGAATMSIQRKNDCHRT; this is encoded by the exons ATGGAGTGTCTTAAGTGCCTGGTGTTTCTCCTAGTCGTGAGTGCTTTTCAAGACGTCAACTCTTCATCCTCACCCTCACCCTCACCCTCATTATCTTCATCTTCCGAGGCTGAATTAGCGAGCACGGTTAAATTACTCAGTGAACAAGTCAATGCGCTGCTGGATCATCGACAGGAAGACTACAATGCTCTCGAGAATTCTCTTAAAAAAGCCATTGAAGAAAATACCGAGCTAATGGTGCTGAGGAATGAAGTTCGGCAATTAAG GAAGGAAGTGAGCGGATTGCGCGGCGGAAGCGGCAACGAGGCGAAGAACGAGCGACTGAGGATCAAGTGGTTAGGGAGCGCCGTCACCGAGTTAAAGAGTGAATTGGCTGAGGTATTACGCACCCAGAATGCCAGCGAAGAGCTTGCCCAACGTGCCTTGATGAAGAGCGAGCTTTCACTTTTGCGCGGTGACATCGCTCAGGTTGGCCGCGGAATTCGGGATCTCGGCGGCAGATTGACCAGGATTGAAGCCTCCTTGGGGACGATCCGCGATGACATTACCTCCGTTAAAGAACGTGCTGGACAATTGACCAGAAGCTGTGCCGACGTTGCCAGTCAG TTGAGTACAGTGCAAATTGAGATGAAGTCATTGAAGTGGGAGCCGACAGTACAACACAAGCATCACCAATTAGCGCGGAATGAAATTTACGATCAAGACAAACGCGATCATCACAGGTCAATGCGTCACAGTTTATCGCGGTCGTTAGCTGGCCGGAAAATAGAGGAACGTCTTTCAAAACTTGAACGAAAAATAGCAATAGTCGCTCGCAAACGAGCTATGATTGAAAAAAGAGTCGTCTTTGAGACCAATCCCGAGGTcgcgaataatttaaaagaagaACTTTCTAACCGGATTGATAACATCACCAATCAATTAGACGCCTTCAAAGTAAAGGTAGAACAGTCTGCGGAGAATCTCGAAATCGTCGAAACTCTCGAGGACAAACAGGAATCTCTCCAGCTGGAAATGAAACGCGCTATTGCTCACTTGGACTTGAACGCAGCTCGTAAGAACGCCGAGCTGTCGTTGACCCGCGAAGAGCTGGGTAATTTGCGTAAAACAGTTCAAGCTCTCAGTGTAAGCGCGTCTAAGCTTCAAGAAAAAAGTGACCTCCAGCAAGAGACAACTGCCAAGCTGACCAAACAATTGGACCGTTTATCCAATCTAAACCTCACGTCGTCCGTAGCTAAAGCAATAAACGTCACTCACGAATTGGAGCACGTTGAGGACCAGTACCGTTTGATGGTCGACGCACTTCCTGGCAATTGCGACGCCCGTGACGGTTTGACTCTCCTAGGAGTAGGTCAGGGTGCTCCTTTACTAGTCTCCTGTCACGACGAATGGATCGTCGTGGCTCGCCGCGTCGACGGGATCGTCGACTTCGACCGCACGTGGTCTGAGTACGCGTCCGGCTTCGGGTCTCCCCTCAACGAGTTCTGGGTCGGCAACGAAGCTCTTCACCGTCTCACCCGCGACAACTGCACGCGTCTGAGAATCGATCTTACGGATATTTACGGAAGTAAATGGCGGGCTGACTACGATTACTTCACTGTACAATCAGAGGACACCGGATACCAGCTGCACGTCGGTGGTTATTCTGGCAACGCAACTGACGCATTTTCATATCAAAACGGCATGTCGTTCAGCGCGAAAGACCGCGATATGGATATAAGTACCGCGGATTGCGCGGCGAACTATCACGGCGGATGGTGGTTCAGTCACTGCCAGCATGCGAATTTAAATGCTCGATACTCGTTGGGATTAACGTGGTATCAATCAGACACTAATGAATGGATGGCCGTGGGTGCTGCTACGATGTCTATTCAAAGAAAAAACGATTGCCATCGTACTTAG